One genomic segment of Thermodesulfobacterium sp. TA1 includes these proteins:
- the tsaA gene encoding tRNA (N6-threonylcarbamoyladenosine(37)-N6)-methyltransferase TrmO, with the protein MQEEYVFRVIGYVKTEAKEVPRHWSISEVEGYLEINPEYQLGLRDFKKGDKIVVLFVFHQSPPFTSDKLLQKPPHRKELRGVFSTCSPIRPNPIGLSVVEVLEVSDNKVKVKGLDMFDGSPILDLKPFKAYQKNST; encoded by the coding sequence GTGCAGGAAGAATATGTATTTCGTGTTATTGGATATGTAAAAACCGAGGCTAAGGAAGTTCCTCGACATTGGTCTATTTCTGAGGTAGAAGGTTATTTAGAAATAAACCCGGAATATCAGTTAGGGCTAAGAGATTTTAAAAAGGGAGATAAAATCGTGGTGCTTTTTGTGTTTCATCAATCCCCTCCTTTTACTTCAGACAAACTTTTACAAAAACCTCCTCATAGAAAGGAATTGCGAGGGGTTTTTAGCACTTGTTCTCCTATCAGGCCCAACCCTATAGGTCTTTCGGTAGTTGAGGTTTTAGAAGTTTCAGACAACAAGGTCAAGGTAAAAGGGCTGGATATGTTTGATGGAAGCCCTATTCTCGATTTAAAACCTTTTAAAGCCTATCAAAAAAATTCTACCTAA